Proteins encoded in a region of the Macrobrachium nipponense isolate FS-2020 chromosome 39, ASM1510439v2, whole genome shotgun sequence genome:
- the LOC135210194 gene encoding DNA replication licensing factor MCM4-like produces MSSPGRRSARSTPSKRSDTSELQPLPPSSPGSELLPATSPAPARLNPALHDIDLSSPLNYGTPSSVGSSLRTPRSGVRGTPIRHRSDIRSDRRMRQVNLSEPASDANVEGAPPTPGVPAGSAQTEAPQGPQLVIWGTDVVVSECKDRFKTFVLRFTDPDAEEDERVDGMNRSEPLYLQKLEEIHTLEEPFMNINCAHLHQYDSDLYRQLVCYPQEVIPTFDMAINEMFFERYPDTILEHQIQVRPFNAEKTKNMRSLNPEDIDQLITIAGMVIRTSNIIPEMREAFFRCHVCSFTTTVEIERGRIAEPTLCTHCNTTHTFTLIHNRSQFSDKQMIKLQESPDDMPPGQTPHTVLVYAHNDLVDGVQPGDRVTVTGIYRATPLRVNPRMRNLKSVYKTHIDVIHFRKVDTKRLHGKEEGETPRFTPERIELLRELSRKPDVYERLARAIAPSIYENEDIKKGILLQLFGGTRKDFSNAGRGHFRSEVNILLCGDPGTSKSQLLQYVYNLVPRSQYTSGKGSSAVGLTAYVTKDPETRQLVLQTGALVLADNGICCIDEFDKMNDSTRSVLHEVMEQQTLSIAKAGIICQLNARTSVLAAANPVESQWNKNKTIIENIELPHTLLSRFDLIFLILDPQDELYDRRLARHLVSLYYRSEAMDEEELLDMGILRDYVAYAREYVQPKLSDDASQRLISAYVDMRKVGSGRGQVTAYPRQLESLIRLAEAHAKIRLNHMVEVVDVEEAWRLHREALKQSATDPLSGKIDVSILTTGLSSAARKRRVEVAQALRKLIQAKGKVATLNFQKVFQELKESSDLMVTREMFEDALRDLQDDEFLSVTGKSTIRVIH; encoded by the exons TTCTCCACTGAACTATGGAACCCCAAGCAGTGTTGGTTCGTCTCTCCGCACTCCACGATCTGGTGTACGTGGAACGCCTATCCGTCATAGATCTGATATTCGCTCAGATCGCCGGATGCGCCAA GTCAATCTCTCTGAACCAGCCAGTGATGCTAATGTGGAAGGTGCTCCACCTACTCCAGGGGTCCCAGCGGGATCAGCTCAGACTGAGGCACCTCAAGGACCCCAGTTAGTTATCTGGGGAACAGATGTTGTAGTATCTGAATGCAAAGATCGTTTCAAGACATTTGTGCTTCGTTTCACTGACCCTGATGCAgaagaagatgaaagggttgATGGCATGAATAGAAGTGAACCACTGTACCTACAGAAACTAGAGGAG ATTCATACCCTGGAGGAACCATTTATGAACATCAACTGTGCTCACCTCCATCAGTATGATTCAGATCTCTACCGTCAGCTTGTCTGCTACCCACAGGAA GTAATTCCAACTTTTGACATGGCAATCAATGAGATGTTCTTTGAACGCTATCCCGACACTATTCTTGAACATCAGATTCAGGTGCGGCCTTTCAATGCTGAGAAGACTAAGAATATGCGGTCTCTTAATCCTGAAG atatTGACCAGCTCATCACCATTGCTGGCATGGTAATTCGTACTTCAAACATTATTCCGGAAATGAGGGAAGCCTTCTTCCGGTGTCATGTCTGTTCCTTCACAACAACAGTTGAAATTGAACGTGGTCGGATTGCTGAACCCACTTTGTGCACCCACTGTAACACAACGCACACTTTCACTTTAATTCACAACCGATCTCAGTTCTCTGATAAACAGATGATCAAACTCCAGGAAAGTCCAG ATGATATGCCTCCTGGTCAAACTCCTCACACTGTTCTTGTATACGCACACAATGATCTTGTTGACGGTGTGCAGCCTGGAGACAGGGTTACTGTTACTGGTATTTACAGAGCCACTCCACTCAGGGTGAACCCAAGAATGCGTAATCTTAAAAGTGTTTACAAAACACACATTGATGTCATTCACTTCAGGAAAGTGGATACAAAGAGACTTCATGGAAAAGAAGAAGG agaGACCCCTCGTTTCACCCCAGAGCGAATTGAACTGTTGAGAGAACTATCACGTAAACCTGATGTATATGAACGTCTAGCGAGGGCCATTGCTCCTTCAATTTATGAGAATGAAGATATCAAAAAGGGAATACTCTTGCAGCTGTTTGGTGGTACCCGTAAAGATTTCAGCAATGCTGGTCGAGGACATTTCAG ATCTGAAGTGAACATTTTGTTATGTGGTGACCCAGGTACTTCAAAATCTCAGCTTCTACAGTATGTGTATAATTTAGTCCCAAGATCTCAGTATACCAGTGGAAAAGGTTCATCTGCTGTTGGTTTAACTGCCTACGTCACAAAGGACCCTGAAACTCGACAGttggtgctgcaaacaggtgctCTTGTTCTTGCAGATAATGGCATCTGTTGCATTGATGAATTTGATAAAATGAACGACTCGACAAG gTCTGTGCTACATGAGGTCATGGAACAACAAACTTTAAGTATTGCCAAGGCTGGCATTATCTGTCAGTTGAATGCCAGAACATCAGTTCTTGCTGCTGCTAACCCTGTTGAATCACAGTGGAACAAGAATAAAACTATTATTGAAAACATTGAGCTGCCTCATACACTGCTATCtcgttttgatttgattttcttgATATTAGATCCTCAAGATGAGTTGTATGACAGGCGTCTTGCTCGTCATCTTGTCTCCTTGTATTATCGTTCAGAAGCAATGGACGAAGAAGAGTTGCTAGACATGGGTATTTTGAGGGACTATGTGGCTTATGCCAGAGAGTATGTGCAGCCAAAGTTATCAGATGATGCATCACAGCGCCTCATTTCTGCCTATGTGGACATGAGGAAGGTTGGCAGTGGCAGAGGACAGGTCACAGCATATCCACGTCAGCTAGAGTCACTGATTCGTCTTGCTGAAGCACATGCCAAAATTCGTCTGAACCATATGGTTGAAGTTGTTGATGTGGAAGAGGCATGGAG ACTTCACCGAGAGGCCTTGAAGCAGTCCGCAACCGATCCCCTGTCAGGAAAGATTGATGTTAGTATCCTTACAACTGGTCTCAGTTCTGCTGCTCGGAAACGTCGTGTTGAAGTTGCACAAGCCTTGAGAAAACTCATTCAAGCTAAAGGCAAAGTGGCTACTCTCAATTTCCAGAAGGTATTCCAAGAGCTGAAGGAATCCTCTGACTTG ATGGTAACTCGAGAGATGTTTGAAGATGCTCTGCGTGATTTGCAAGATGACGAATTCTTATCTGTGACTGGCAAGTCAACTATTAGAGTTATTCATTAA